A single window of Herpetosiphonaceae bacterium DNA harbors:
- a CDS encoding dihydrofolate reductase family protein, producing the protein MRKLVVAEFVTLDGVMQAPGGADEDTEGGFAHGGWTWPYWHDDIGAHFFESISQADALLLGRKTWQIHGGAFEPMAAGDPFGDVMNAIPKYVVSSTLTTASAWRNSTLITSNVVEAVRALKEQPGKNILIDGSSVLVHTLARHDLVDEYSLMVYPVALGSGKKVFPEGVRLNLRLLESRALPSGVVLLRYAPDRPG; encoded by the coding sequence AGGCGCCAGGGGGTGCGGACGAAGATACGGAGGGCGGCTTTGCTCACGGCGGGTGGACGTGGCCGTACTGGCACGACGACATTGGCGCGCACTTCTTCGAGTCCATCAGCCAGGCCGACGCGCTCCTCCTGGGACGCAAGACCTGGCAGATTCACGGCGGCGCCTTTGAACCGATGGCCGCCGGAGATCCCTTTGGCGACGTGATGAACGCGATACCGAAGTACGTGGTATCCAGCACCTTGACCACGGCCTCAGCCTGGCGGAACTCAACCCTGATCACCAGCAACGTGGTCGAGGCGGTGCGCGCGCTCAAGGAGCAGCCTGGGAAGAACATCCTTATCGACGGCAGTAGCGTGCTGGTGCATACCCTGGCACGGCACGATCTCGTCGACGAGTACAGCCTGATGGTCTATCCGGTTGCGCTGGGTAGCGGCAAGAAAGTCTTTCCTGAGGGGGTGCGGCTTAATTTGCGGCTGCTTGAGTCCCGCGCCTTGCCCTCGGGCGTCGTGCTCCTGCGGTACGCACCGGACCGGCCGGGGTAG